The Desulfatiglans anilini DSM 4660 genomic sequence ATGGCATCACCGCGGTTTGCCGCGACCTCGACTGCATCCGGCAGCGCAAGGCCCCGACCGTGCTGACGCCGCACCCGGGCGAAATGGCGCGGATTGCGGGTGTGGCGACGGCGGAGATCCAGGCCGACCGGGTGGCCGCCGTCCAGAAGGCTGCGCGCGATCTGCGCGCACACGTCGTGCTGAAGGGGGCGCACTCTCTGATCGGGTGTCCGGACGGCCGGGTCTATGTGAATCTGAGTGGAAACAGCGGCATGGGCAGCGCCGGGTCGGGCGACGTCCTGACGGGGGTCATCGCCGCCATGCTGGGCCTCGGGCTGGGTTTCGAAGAGGCGGTGCTGAAGGGGGTCTTCATCCACGGGCTGGCGGGGGATCTGGCGGCCCAGGCGATGGGGGAGGACGGCATGACGGCGCGGGACGTGCTCGGACACCTCCCGCAGGCGGTTCGGCTCGACAGGGAGGGCCGCGCGGAGGACGTGCTCGGACGCTTCTACCGGGGCCCCATCATCATTTAAAAAGGGGGCCGAAGCCCCCGTCTGGTGTTTCAACCGGCCTGGTCGATCATGGCCATGATCTGCGAGGTGTCGAATCCCTTGAGGTGAATGGCCCCCGACCGGCAGGAGGCGGCGCACAGACCGCAGCCCTTGCAAAGCTCCGACTGGATTTCGGCCTTGCCGGTCTTCTCGTTGAACCGGGGGGCCGAGTAGGGGCAGATGGTCACGCAGACGCCGCACTGGCTGCAGAAGTTCGGGTCGACCTGGGCGACCGTGCCGCTGACCGGGATGATCTTCGCGGAGAGCAGGGTGACTGCCCGGGCGGCGGCCGCCTGGGCCTGGGTGATGGATTCGTCGATCGGTTTGGGCGCATGGGCGAGCCCGCAAACGAACACCCCGTCCGTGGCGAAATCCACCGGACGCAGCTTGACGTGGGCCTCGGCGTAGAATCCGTCATCGTTCTGGGAAACCTTGTAGAACTGGGCGAGCGGGCTTTCCTTTTCGGGAACCACGGCCGAGGCGAGCACCAGGAAGTCCGGCTGGATCTCCATGGGGCGCCGCAGGACGCGGTCGATGAAGCCGACCGAGAGCTTATTGTCTTTGACGGCCACATCCAGGCCCTTCTCGGAGTTGTAGCGCACAAAGTGGATGCCGCGGGTGCGCGCCTCCCGGTAGAGGTCTTCGCGCAGTCCGTAAGGGCGCATATCCCGGTAGACAATGAAGATGTCCATCCGTGGATTGATGTCCTTCAGCTTGAGGGCGCTCTTGATGGACTGGGTGCAGCAGACCTTCGAGCAGTAGGGGCGCTCGGGGATGCGGGAGCCCACGCACTGGACGAAGACCGCCGTGTCGGCCTTTTCGAGTTCCGGGTCCTGATCGATGAAACGCTGTTGGAGTTCAAGCCCCGTCATGACGCGGGGGTCCTGCCCGTAGAGATACTGGTCGGGCTTGTACTCGGAGGCCCCTGAAGCGAAGATCGTTACGCCGTGTTCCAGGACCTGGTCTTCGCCGTTCGTCCGGATGGTGGTGCGGAAATTCCCGACAAACCCGTCGACCTGCGTGATCTGGGAGTTGAGGAAGACCTGGATCCGCTCGTTGGACCGGGTGGCTTCGATCATCTTGGCGAGCTGGGCCTGAATGTCTTCCCCTCTCCAGGTCTCGTGCAGATGGATGGCATTCCCGCCGAGCGCGCCGGTCTTCTCGACCAGGTACGTATCGTATCCCTGATCGGCCAGATTGCGTGCGGCGGCCATGCCGGCGATTCCCCCGCCGATGATCAGGGCCGACGGGGTGATCTGGAGCTTCGGTTCGGGAAGGGGTTCGAGGAGGGCGACCTTCGCGACGGCCATCCTGACCAGGTCCTTGGCCTTGGCCGTGGCGGCGTCCGGGTCGTCCTTGTGGACCCAGGAGCACTGATTCCGGATATTGGCCATCTCGAACAGATATTTGTTGATGCCCGCGTTGGTCAGCGTCTCCTGGAAGAGCGGCTCGTGCGTCTTGGGTGTGCAGGCGGCGACCACCACGCGGTTGAGGTGCTGTTCCTCGATCACCTGCCGCATTTTGTCCTGGGTGTCCTGGGAGCAGCTGAACATGTTCTGTTCGGCGTAGGCGACGCCCGGAAGCCCCTTGGCGAACTCGACGACGGAAGGAACATCAACCGTCCCGGCGATATTGGTGCCGCAGCAGCACACGAACACCCCGATACGGGTCGGCTCGCCGCGGATGTCGATCTCTTTCGGGATCTCTTTGGTCTTCGTCAGAGACCAGCGCGCCTCGGTGAGCCGGCTGCCGGCCACCCCGGCCGCTGCACTGGAATCCACGACGGAGGTGGGGATGTCCTTCGGGCCTTGACAGACACCGCAGACGTAAACGCCCGGGCGCGAGCTTTCAACCGGGGCGAAGCTGCTGGTGCTGGCGAAGTTGTAGTGGTCCAGCTTGACCCCGAACCGGGCGGCGAGCTCCGCCGATTCCGGATTGGCCTCGAGGCCCACCGACAGGACCACGATGTCGAAGTCCTCCTCGATCCGTTTGCCGGCTTCGTCCACATAACGGAGCAGGAGGCGTCCGTCTTCGAGGGGCGTGATGTTGGTGATCCTGGACTTGATGAAGCGCACGCCCATCTGATCCTTGGCGCGGTTGTAATAGCGCTCGAAATCCTTCCCATAGGTCCGGATGTCGATATAGAAGATGGTCGTGTCGAGCCCTTCCTTGCTGTGCTCCTTGGCGAGCATCGCCTCTTTGATGGCGTAGGTGCAGCAGACGCCGGAGCAGTACCCCTTCGCCCCCAGGTGCTCGTCCCGGGACCCGACGCACTGCAGCCAGGCGATCTTCTTCGGCTCCTTGTGGTCCAGGGGCCTGACCAGATGGCCGCCGTAAGGGCCGGACGAAGAGAGGATCCGCTCGAACTCGAGGCTCGTCACGATGTTGGGGTGTTTGGCGTAGCCGTAAGTATCGTGGACCGCTGGGTCGAAGACCTGGCCGCCGAGCGCGAGGAGGATGGAGCCGACCTGCAGGTCGAGGTCTCTGCCTTTGTCCTCGTAGTTGATCGCCCCGGCCGGGCAGACCTTTTCACAGGTCCTGCACTTGCCCTTCGTCAGATAGATGCAGTTCTTGTCGTCGATCGCGTATTTGAGCGGCACCGCCTGCGGGTATTTGACATAGATGGCTTTGCGCTTGACCAGCCGCTCGTCGTATTCGTTGCCCACCTTTTTGGGGCATTTTTCGGCGCACAGCCCGCAGGCGATGCACTTGTCAAGGTCCACGTACCTCGGGTGCTGTTTGACCTTGACGCGGAAATCCCCTTCAGTCCCCGAGACGTCTGTAACCTCGGAGAGGGTCAACAGTTCGATATTGATATGCCGGCCGACCTCGACCAGTTTGGGAGAGATAATTCACATGGCGCAATCGTTGGTCGGGAAGGTCTTGTCCAGCTGGGACATCATGCCGCCGATGGAACTGGATCTCTCGACCAGGTAAACGAAATAACCGGAATCGGCCAGGTCAAGCGCGGCCTGCATCCCCGTTATGCCACCCCCAACGACCATCACAGCGCCGGTTTTATTCTGTGACATGGTTTACTCCTCTTTGCCGGTATCGAAAAAAGACGTGACACCGCTGATGTCGATCTTGTTCCGCTTGATCCCGAGCGTCTCGGCATCGATGCCCATGCAGAGCCCGAGCAGTTGTGGATAAAGGATCGAAGCGAGATATTCCTTGTTGCCGTTATGGGAAACGATCGTCTGCTGGACCGTGTCGAACTGCTGCTGGCACCAGGGACAGGCCGTGCAGAGAAAGTCGGCTCCGGCCTTTTTTCCGTCCCGCAGTTTCTTGCGCGTCAGATCGAGCGACACGCGATCATTGATGCCCAGAAGCGGGGCACCGCAGCACTCGAGGCGCGTCGGCCAGTCGACCGGTTTGGCTCCGAGCAGTTTCACGAGCTCTTCGAAAAGGGTGGGAGCGACCGGATCGTCGAACTGGGTGACCTCGCTCGGGCGCAGGGCGTGACAGCCGTAGTGGGCGGCGATGCTGAGTCCCTTGAAGCTGGTCTTCAGGGTGTCTTTGAGCGTTTTGATGCCGATCTCGCGGTGCAGAAAAGGCAGAAGATGTTTGATCTCGGTCTTGCCCTCGTAATGGAGACCCTCCCGGTCCAGGATCCGGTTGACGTCGCGTTTGAGGTCTTCATCCCCCCGGAGGGTGTATTGGGCCTTCCTGAGCGTACCGTAGCAGCACTTGCACAGGGTCAGCATGTCCAGACCGGCCTGTTCGGCGAGGGCCAGGTTCTTGGCGGAGGAGACCAGAAAGGCCATCTCGTCGATATTGCGCAGCGGGTAGCCGCAGCAGTTGAATTCGCGGAAATCCCGGAGTTCGACCCCGAGGCGCGCCAGGACGGCGCGTGAAGCCGTCTCGTATTGTGGAACACGGGCCGGGATGTTGCAGCCTAGGAAAAATGCAAAGTTCATGGTTGGTACCTCAATTCCGTTCCATCATGACCAGACCCGGTCGGCCTGGCTCGAAGACTCGCACCGGCCCGCGCCCGGATCGCCCCGCCCGTGGCGGTTTGAATCTACGGAAACGGCCCGGCAGGATTGTTTCCAGAAGGACAGCCGATCAGGCGGCCTGGCTTATGGCCCCGGACTTTCCGGCGGATTTCTCCTGATTGCGGATCGCCACATGCTTCAGTTCATACAGGATATCCGTAACCCGCACGTTCTGGGGGCAGTGCTCTTGACACTGATAACAGGTCAGGCAATCCCAGATCATGCGGGAACCGGCAGCCATATCGACGAGGCCCAGCCCGAGGGAGCACATGATCTGATGCGGCAGGAGCCCAAGGGCCTTTTCGGGTTCTTCGCAGCTGCCGACGACCGGGCAGACCGTGGTGCAGTTCTGGCATCCGAAGCAGTAGCTGAAAGTGTTTGCGCGGCTCAGTGCCGCCGCTTTGCCCGATGCCGGCGCATGGAGGGCGATGGGGCGGTTCTGGGCCTTCAGGGCCTCGAAATCCAGGACAAGCCGCCTCTTGGCCGATTCGCTCGGCTCCGGATAATCGTCGGAGACGAGGCCTTTGCGGAACATCCCGACGACGTAAGACAGCGGAGAGAGCACGACCGGGTCGGCGTAGCCTTTCTCGAACTGCACCTCCCGGAGGTTGAGCCACATCTCCCTCAGGTTGATGCCGGAGGGGCAGACGACGGTGCAGCGGTCGCAGCTCGTGCAGACCCAGATGCCTTCGATCAACGCCCGGTTCTCCTCGGGGCTGAGGGTCTTACGGGAAGCCCATTTCTTGAGCACGGCCATTTTTTCGGACGGGAGGATGCATTCGTTCCCGATGGCGGCGAAGGCCCCGGCGGCCGAACAGCGCAGACTGCAGGTGCCGCAGTGCGTACAGGCATCGAGCTCCATCACCTGGCGGGTGGCGACGTTGGCCGGATCGGACGTTGCGGGGTCCATCACGGCGTTGGCCAGCAGGCTGACCGGTGTGGCAAAAAGGTGAAACATCTTGCTGAAAGGCAGATAGGCCAGACCGAAGAAGCATGCCCACAAATGGATGTACCAGAGGAAGGTGCCCGCGCCGGCCCGGTCCAGGCCGAGGGCGATGGGGCTGATGAGCTTCGCCAGCGGATATCCGGTGAAGGCCCACTGCGGCGCGGAGTGGCATGCCGCGCAGCTCATTTCGTGCATATCCCCGCCGTCGGCAAGGGTCTCGGCGTCGAAGGGCGGCTTGACGCCAGGGGAGACGACGCCGAAATGTTCGACCCAGTAGCTCTCGAGCGGCCTGACGTCCTCCGGGTCGGTCGAGTCGGCATAGTCCTCCACCATGCGCATGAAGTCGGAGTGAGACGTGATCTTGACCGCCTCGAGGAAGATCCCCGAAAGGATGATGACGGCGACGATGAGGATGGCATATTTATCCATCCCGCTGGTCCTGAGGCGGGGCACCTTGAGGATGAACCGCCGGTAGACGGCGATGGCCACGCCGACCACGACCATGGCGCCGAAGAGGTTTCTCAGGAACATGTAGGGATTGAGGGTCGAGGCGTAATCCGGGAAAACCGCGACGGTCAGGATGCTTCCGAGGGCGTGCATCAGCAGGAGCAGCGTGAATCCCCAGAAGATCAGCATGTGCATGACCCAGCGCAGGGTGTCTTCCTTGAGGATGCGCTGCTGCCAGAGGACGTCGACAAGGAAGGCCTTGATCAGGGTTCCCATCCTGGCGCTGAACAGGACCGCCAGGATGCCTTTCATGGCGGCTCCGATGCGCTCGCCGGTCGAGAAGCTCTTCCCGCCCATGCCCACCTGACGGGTGAACCATGTGCCGATCTTGTAAATCAGGCCGATGAGAAAAATGGCCAAAGAGGTATAGAGCGAGACGGTGAAAAACATGCGTGGACCTCCTCATGATTCCCTTGAAGAGCGAAAAAGCGCCGGATTTCAAGGCGATTCGCCCCAGATTGGCTTTTTACGATCAACCCTTATAGCGATTGTGATGGGATTTGTCAAAAGAATATATTCACAAACTTTTCCGATTGTTGTGTTATGATGCCGCCGCTGGCGAATTGCGGAACGCTTGCGGCGAGAGAGGAAAAACTCTCGCTTACGGATCGGAAACTCGGCTGCACCGGGGAAACATGATCGGGATCGACATAACTTACAGGGCCCTGTACGACGAATGCCGTCTTTGCCCGCGCGACTGCAGGGTGGACCGCTCGGTCCGACGGGGGGTTTGCGGAGAGGCCGACACCCTGCGGGTGGCCTATGTCGGGCCGCATTTCGGCGAGGAGCCGCCGATCAGCGGGGAAAGCGGATCGGGCACCGTCTTTTTCACCGGCTGTGCCGTGCGCTGCAGCTTCTGTCAAAATCATCAGATCTCCCGCGGAGGTTTGGGGGAGGCGCTCACGGCAGAGGATCTGGCGGGGCGGATCATCGATATGGCGGTGCGGCACCGTGTGCACAATATCAATTTTGTCACGCCCGACCATTTTTTCCCCGATGTCTTCGAGGTCGTGTCGATCTGCCGGGATAGAAGGGGAGTCCGTCTACCTCTGGTATACAACCTCTCGGGGTATCAGCAGATCGAGTCGCTGCAGCAGGCGGAGCCTTTTGCGGATGTCTACCTGCCGGATTTCAAGTATTCGGATTCGGAACTCGCGCGCAAACTGTCGCGGTGTCCGGATTATCCGGGGAAGGCTTTGGATGCGGTCGCCGAGATGATCCGGCAGAAGGGATTTCTGGATTCGTTTGAAACGGATGGCGCGCCGGCCGGCAAGGGCGTGCTGGTCCGGCACCTGATCCTCCCCGGGGAGGTGGAAAATTCGATGGACGCCTTGACCATGCTTTTCCTGGAATTTGGTGACAGGCTCCCTCTGAGTTTGATGTCGCAGTACCACCCCGTGACCCCCCAGGCCCACGCCCCCCTCAACCGCCGGCTGTCCAAGGATGAGTTCGACCGGGTCTTCGATCACGCGCTCGCCCTGGGATTCAGAAACCTGTTCGTACAGTTCCCTGAGGAGGTTCCGGCGGGGGGGGAAGGATTCTCATGGAGACCGCTGGTCCCCGATTTCACCGCCGAGGAGCCTTTCGCCCCCATCCTCGGCTAGACCGGGCGTGAACCTGCAGATTGACGCCGAGATTGGCAAAAGAGCCCATTTGCGGCGGTCCGGTTTCCGCTCCCCTCCGGGAGCGAGGTCCTCTGCAGGCAGGCGCTTTCGGCGTCTCACGTGCCGCATGGAGGTCCTGTCTTTTCACCCGTCATCTTCTGTTGACATTAATGAAGGCGTTTGTTAAAAAAATCACATTCTTTGGATTGCCCCCGTCCGGCTGAACCGGAGAGGCCAAAATTCTGAAAGGAGCACACACCTCATGGAAGCATTAACCCCGCTGTATGAAGTCAATGAGGCCCTCGTGGCGATGGGGGCCGAGAAACTCAATCTCTGTATGCAGTGCGGCATGTGCGCCGGGTCCTGTCCGTGGCGGATCGTCGACGGGCCGTTCAATATCCGCAAGATGATTCGCATGGCGCAACTCGGCGTGGAAGGCTACGAATCGGATGACATTCTTTTTGGCTGCACGACCTGCAACAAGTGCGTTTTGAAATGCCCCAGGGGCGTCACCATTATCGACATCGTCAAGGCCATGCGCGGTATGATGGTCGAGGCCGGCTCGCTCCCGGGCGTCCTCAAGACCGCCACCGGAAGTGTCCACAGCCAGGGCAACCCATGGTCCGAACCACGTGAAAAGCGCGTGCAGTGGATGAGCGGACTCGATATCCCGCAGTTCGACGGCAGCCAGGAATACTTCCTGTTCGTCTGCTGCACCTCCACGATCGACGCGCGCAGCCAGAAGATCGCCAAGGCTATGGTGAAGGTGCTCAAGGCGGCCGGGGTCTCCTTCGGCGTGATCGGCGAGGAGGAGAACTGCTGCGCGGAATCGGTCCGCAAGATCGGCGACGAAGAGCTTTTCACGAAGACGGCCGAGAAAAACATCAAGCTTTACAGCGAAAAGGGCGTCAAAAAGGTCATCACCACCTCCCCCCATTGTTTTTATACGTTTTCCAAGGAATACCCGGAATTCGGCGCGGATTTCGAGGTGATGCATTACACGCAATTCCTGGCGAAGCTTCTGGAAGAAGGCAAGATCAAGCTGTCCAAGACCCTGGACACCACGGTCACCTATCATGATCCTTGCTATCTCGGCCGGCACAGCGAGGTGTACGACGAGCCGAGGGCTCTCATCTCCGCGGCGACCGGCGGAAAGCTCGTCGAGATGAAGCGCATCCGAAAAGACAGTCTGTGCTGCGGCGCCGGCGGCGGGCGGCTTTGGATGGAAACCCCGCCCGAGTGGCGTTTTTCGGACCTGAGGATCCACGAGGCGTGCGAGACCGGGGCCAAGATCCTCGCGACAGCCTGTCCTTACTGCATCTCCATGCTCGAGGACAGCCGCAAGACCACCAACAAGGAAGATGAAATCGAGATCAAGGATATCTCCGAGCTGATTGCCGAAGCGCTCTAATCCATCGATTGTCCCTTCATAAAAGCCTTACCTGCCCGGGTAAGGCTTTTTAGCGCGTGGGCCTCGAGCCCGCAGGGCCTGACCCGATGAAAACGGCCTATTTCGACTGCTATGCCGGTGTCAGCGGCGACATGTTCATCGGTTCGCTGCTGGATGCTGGTCTGCCCTTCGAGGAGCTCCAGGCGGCGCTCGAAACGCTACCGCTTGAGGGATACCGCCTGGCCATGCGCGAAGAACGGCGCCAGGGGATCCGGGGAACGCGCTTTCTGGTGGAGATGCTCCAGCATGAGCACGCCCATCGGCGTTTGGGGGACGTCCGTCGCATCATCCACAGCTCCGCCCTGAGTGATTGGGCGAAGGGCGCCGCGGAGGCGGTCTTCGAGATCCTGGCCCGGGCGGAGGGGAAGGTCCACGGGCTTTCTCCGGATGCGGTGACCTTCCACGAGGTCGGAGCGGTCGATTCGATTGTGGATATCGTGGGCGGTGTGTTCGGGGTCGAATCTCTGGGCATCGAAAGCATACAAGCCTCACCCCTGCCGCTCGGTCGTGGATTTACCTCGTCGGCCCACGGGAGGCTGCCTTTGCCCGCACCCGCCACCCTCGAGATCCTGGCAGGCCTGGAGGTGAGGGACGCCGGCACGGAGACGGAGACGGTGACCCCGACCGGGGCGGCACTGCTCAAAGCCCTGGCTTCATCCTGGGGCCCGATGCCTGCCATGCGCATCCAGCGGATAGGGTACGGTGCCGGCTCGCGGGATCTGCCGGACAGACCGAATTGCCTGAGGGTGCTCATCGGAGATGCGGCGGTTGCCGGAGATGCCGAGACCGTCCTCATGCTCGAAACGAACCTCGACGATGCGAGCCCGGAGTTTATGGGCTACATGATGGAGAGGCTTTTCGGCGCCGGAGCGCTGGATGTGGTGTTCTTCCCTGTGCAGATGAAGAAGAACCGTCCTGGGACGCAGGTGCAGGTCATGGCGCATCCGGTCCGGAAAGACGACCTGACCCGTATTCTGTTCGAAGAGAGTCTCACGCTCGGGGTCCGGGTTCGGATGTGCGAGCGAGAGGTGCTCGAGCGGGATCTCGTGACGGTTGAGAGCCCCTGGGGGCCCCTCCAGGTCAAACGCGTCAAGGATCCGGGAGGCCGCAGGAGGCTTGTGCCGGAATACGAGGCTTGCCGGGCGGTGGCTGTGAGCCGGCGGGTCCCCTTGAGAGACGTCTATGCCTGGGTGACGGGACTGGGGGATTCCGGCCTGTGACGTCCCCCCCATCTCAGGAGCGTGTTGTAAAATCCCTTGTCTACAGGCCGTTAAAAAGTGGTCGGGCGGAAGGTTTGTCAATTCCGGCGCGATGAGCTGCGCACATGACAAGAGCTGAGCAGTGAAGCGGGATGAGCGCAGCCGAAGGGCGTTTTTCAAGACCTGTCAGCCGGATACACCCTGTGGAGCGGTTCGGCGATACCGGCCGGCTGAACCGCCTGTCCGGCAAGTGCTGCTGCGATCCGGCCGGCTCCCCCCGCGCAAAGGGGTGGAAGCGGAGGCAATCCCTGCTTGATGTCCACAGACCGATCTGATACCTTGACTCCCGCAGCCGCGTTCAAGATCGCCTCTCTTTCGGGCAAGGCGGCCCTCGTCCTGTCGACCTGGTTCGGAAGCGGCCTTGCCCCGGTTGCCTCGGGAACCTTCGGAACCCTGGCGGCTTTGCCTCTGGCCTACCTGGTGAGCCTTGCGGGAGGCGCAGGAGGGGTGCTGGCGACGCTCGCCCTGATCGGGCTGGCATTCTGGTCCTCGGAGAGGACGCGGCGGCTGCTCCGAAAGGATGATCCTTCGCCCGTGGTGATCGATGAGGTCGCGGGGACCCTGGTGACCCTCTTTCTGGTCCCGCCTTCCTGGCTGGGTTGGATCGCCGGTTTTTTCCTGTTTCGTTTCTTCGACATCCTCAAGCCTTATCCGATCAGGCGGCTCGAGAGGTTGAAGGGCGGCTTGGGGATTGTCGCCGATGATCTCCTGGCGGGGGTGTATGCCCGGGTCGTGCTCGGCCTGATCCTGTGGCTGGTGCCTTCCGCGTGAGGGCGGAATCCCGCTCCGGTGGCATGCATTCGACCATCGCGGCGGCCGCCCGCCGTCCGCCCTTGAAAAACATCCGGCACGCGAAATATGTACGGAGAAATCATCACCATAGGCACTGAGCTCATTTCGGGCAGAACCCTGGACCTGAACGCCTGGTACGCTGCAGGGCGGTTGACGGCGTCGGGCCTTCGGGTCACGCGGATGACGGCTGTTGGAGACGACCGGGAAAGAGTTACGGATGCCCTTTCGCGTGCACTCGGCGAATCGCTGTTCGTCATTGTAACCGGGGGCCTCGGCTCCACCGAAGACGACATGACCACCGCGATTGTGGCTGATGCCTTGAAGCGGCCGCTCTGCCTCGACCGGCGGATGTTCGATCTGATCAAGAGCCATGCCGAGGCACGCGGTATGGAAATGACGGCGGCGCTTGAAAAGATGGCCTGGATGCCGGGTGGTGCGCAGGTTCTGAAGCCGGAGGGAAATGCCTGCGGGTTTCGGATGGTCGAGGGGGCTGTCCGGCTGTATTTTCTGCCCGGGGTGCCAGATCAGATGCGTTATTTGATGGATGAGTGCGTGCTGCCTGATCTTTTGCAGCGGTTCCAGACCTTGCCGGTGCTCCGTCAGCGCATCCTGAAGCTTTACGGCGTCAGTGAACCTGTCATTGCGGAGACATTCAAGAGTCTGGAGGCCAAGTCCCCGGATGTTCAATTCGGTTTCTACCCGCGCTTTCCCGAAAACCACATCACGATCAGCCTGAGAGGCCCCGACGAGCCCTCCGTGAGCCGTGAACTCGACCAGGCCGAATCGGCCGTCCAGGGGCTTTTGGGGGAGTATGTCTTCTCCGCAGGAAGCGATACGATGGAAGAGGTCGTCGGGCGGGGTCTGATAAAGGCTGGCCTGAAACTGGCATCGGCCGAGTCCTGCACCGGGGGGATGATCGGGCAGATGCTGACCAACGTACCGGGGAGCTCCGACTACTTCGAAGGAGGCGTGATCTCCTACAGCAACGCCGCGAAGGTGGGTTTTCTGGGGGTTCGGCGGAGGACGCTCGCGCGGCACGGTGCCGTCAGCCGTGAGACGGCGCTCGAGATGGCCGAAGGGGTCCGCGGACGTATGCACGTGGATATCGGTCTGTCA encodes the following:
- a CDS encoding phosphatidylglycerophosphatase A family protein, which encodes MSTDRSDTLTPAAAFKIASLSGKAALVLSTWFGSGLAPVASGTFGTLAALPLAYLVSLAGGAGGVLATLALIGLAFWSSERTRRLLRKDDPSPVVIDEVAGTLVTLFLVPPSWLGWIAGFFLFRFFDILKPYPIRRLERLKGGLGIVADDLLAGVYARVVLGLILWLVPSA
- a CDS encoding radical SAM protein — encoded protein: MIGIDITYRALYDECRLCPRDCRVDRSVRRGVCGEADTLRVAYVGPHFGEEPPISGESGSGTVFFTGCAVRCSFCQNHQISRGGLGEALTAEDLAGRIIDMAVRHRVHNINFVTPDHFFPDVFEVVSICRDRRGVRLPLVYNLSGYQQIESLQQAEPFADVYLPDFKYSDSELARKLSRCPDYPGKALDAVAEMIRQKGFLDSFETDGAPAGKGVLVRHLILPGEVENSMDALTMLFLEFGDRLPLSLMSQYHPVTPQAHAPLNRRLSKDEFDRVFDHALALGFRNLFVQFPEEVPAGGEGFSWRPLVPDFTAEEPFAPILG
- a CDS encoding (Fe-S)-binding protein; translation: MEALTPLYEVNEALVAMGAEKLNLCMQCGMCAGSCPWRIVDGPFNIRKMIRMAQLGVEGYESDDILFGCTTCNKCVLKCPRGVTIIDIVKAMRGMMVEAGSLPGVLKTATGSVHSQGNPWSEPREKRVQWMSGLDIPQFDGSQEYFLFVCCTSTIDARSQKIAKAMVKVLKAAGVSFGVIGEEENCCAESVRKIGDEELFTKTAEKNIKLYSEKGVKKVITTSPHCFYTFSKEYPEFGADFEVMHYTQFLAKLLEEGKIKLSKTLDTTVTYHDPCYLGRHSEVYDEPRALISAATGGKLVEMKRIRKDSLCCGAGGGRLWMETPPEWRFSDLRIHEACETGAKILATACPYCISMLEDSRKTTNKEDEIEIKDISELIAEAL
- a CDS encoding FAD-dependent oxidoreductase, whose protein sequence is MSQNKTGAVMVVGGGITGMQAALDLADSGYFVYLVERSSSIGGMMSQLDKTFPTNDCAMUIISPKLVEVGRHINIELLTLSEVTDVSGTEGDFRVKVKQHPRYVDLDKCIACGLCAEKCPKKVGNEYDERLVKRKAIYVKYPQAVPLKYAIDDKNCIYLTKGKCRTCEKVCPAGAINYEDKGRDLDLQVGSILLALGGQVFDPAVHDTYGYAKHPNIVTSLEFERILSSSGPYGGHLVRPLDHKEPKKIAWLQCVGSRDEHLGAKGYCSGVCCTYAIKEAMLAKEHSKEGLDTTIFYIDIRTYGKDFERYYNRAKDQMGVRFIKSRITNITPLEDGRLLLRYVDEAGKRIEEDFDIVVLSVGLEANPESAELAARFGVKLDHYNFASTSSFAPVESSRPGVYVCGVCQGPKDIPTSVVDSSAAAGVAGSRLTEARWSLTKTKEIPKEIDIRGEPTRIGVFVCCCGTNIAGTVDVPSVVEFAKGLPGVAYAEQNMFSCSQDTQDKMRQVIEEQHLNRVVVAACTPKTHEPLFQETLTNAGINKYLFEMANIRNQCSWVHKDDPDAATAKAKDLVRMAVAKVALLEPLPEPKLQITPSALIIGGGIAGMAAARNLADQGYDTYLVEKTGALGGNAIHLHETWRGEDIQAQLAKMIEATRSNERIQVFLNSQITQVDGFVGNFRTTIRTNGEDQVLEHGVTIFASGASEYKPDQYLYGQDPRVMTGLELQQRFIDQDPELEKADTAVFVQCVGSRIPERPYCSKVCCTQSIKSALKLKDINPRMDIFIVYRDMRPYGLREDLYREARTRGIHFVRYNSEKGLDVAVKDNKLSVGFIDRVLRRPMEIQPDFLVLASAVVPEKESPLAQFYKVSQNDDGFYAEAHVKLRPVDFATDGVFVCGLAHAPKPIDESITQAQAAAARAVTLLSAKIIPVSGTVAQVDPNFCSQCGVCVTICPYSAPRFNEKTGKAEIQSELCKGCGLCAASCRSGAIHLKGFDTSQIMAMIDQAG
- a CDS encoding 4Fe-4S dicluster domain-containing protein, which gives rise to MFFTVSLYTSLAIFLIGLIYKIGTWFTRQVGMGGKSFSTGERIGAAMKGILAVLFSARMGTLIKAFLVDVLWQQRILKEDTLRWVMHMLIFWGFTLLLLMHALGSILTVAVFPDYASTLNPYMFLRNLFGAMVVVGVAIAVYRRFILKVPRLRTSGMDKYAILIVAVIILSGIFLEAVKITSHSDFMRMVEDYADSTDPEDVRPLESYWVEHFGVVSPGVKPPFDAETLADGGDMHEMSCAACHSAPQWAFTGYPLAKLISPIALGLDRAGAGTFLWYIHLWACFFGLAYLPFSKMFHLFATPVSLLANAVMDPATSDPANVATRQVMELDACTHCGTCSLRCSAAGAFAAIGNECILPSEKMAVLKKWASRKTLSPEENRALIEGIWVCTSCDRCTVVCPSGINLREMWLNLREVQFEKGYADPVVLSPLSYVVGMFRKGLVSDDYPEPSESAKRRLVLDFEALKAQNRPIALHAPASGKAAALSRANTFSYCFGCQNCTTVCPVVGSCEEPEKALGLLPHQIMCSLGLGLVDMAAGSRMIWDCLTCYQCQEHCPQNVRVTDILYELKHVAIRNQEKSAGKSGAISQAA
- a CDS encoding CoB--CoM heterodisulfide reductase iron-sulfur subunit B family protein, producing the protein MNFAFFLGCNIPARVPQYETASRAVLARLGVELRDFREFNCCGYPLRNIDEMAFLVSSAKNLALAEQAGLDMLTLCKCCYGTLRKAQYTLRGDEDLKRDVNRILDREGLHYEGKTEIKHLLPFLHREIGIKTLKDTLKTSFKGLSIAAHYGCHALRPSEVTQFDDPVAPTLFEELVKLLGAKPVDWPTRLECCGAPLLGINDRVSLDLTRKKLRDGKKAGADFLCTACPWCQQQFDTVQQTIVSHNGNKEYLASILYPQLLGLCMGIDAETLGIKRNKIDISGVTSFFDTGKEE
- the larC gene encoding nickel pincer cofactor biosynthesis protein LarC, producing MKTAYFDCYAGVSGDMFIGSLLDAGLPFEELQAALETLPLEGYRLAMREERRQGIRGTRFLVEMLQHEHAHRRLGDVRRIIHSSALSDWAKGAAEAVFEILARAEGKVHGLSPDAVTFHEVGAVDSIVDIVGGVFGVESLGIESIQASPLPLGRGFTSSAHGRLPLPAPATLEILAGLEVRDAGTETETVTPTGAALLKALASSWGPMPAMRIQRIGYGAGSRDLPDRPNCLRVLIGDAAVAGDAETVLMLETNLDDASPEFMGYMMERLFGAGALDVVFFPVQMKKNRPGTQVQVMAHPVRKDDLTRILFEESLTLGVRVRMCEREVLERDLVTVESPWGPLQVKRVKDPGGRRRLVPEYEACRAVAVSRRVPLRDVYAWVTGLGDSGL